The Fodinibius saliphilus genomic interval AGCTCGCAAAGCCACAATTGCATCAAAAGTCGGGGGATTCTCAATATCTGTAGTAATATCGTGAATGGACGGATATTTTTGTGCTTCATTAAACCAGTAGCCGATGCTTCCCAATACCGCAATACTCAGAACTAATCCCAGCAATGCTACTACCTTTCCTTCCAGTTCGGGTTTCTTAAGCCGAGAAAAACCAAAAACCACTGCCAGTGAAAAACCGATTAGTCCCAATATAGCACTGCCGGGCAACAGCCAGGTAAAGGCTATACTTAAACCCCATAGCTCCCACTGATATCCATATCCTGCCCCTAACATAACTAATACTGCCAGCGATCCTACTATGACGCTTCCCAATGCCCATTTTGATTTTTTTGTATCCATATCTAAGCCCTCTGTTAACATTTAAAAGAACATAAAACAGTTTTTATCGAGCAGCAACTGTTTTTCGCTTAAACTGTATCAATACAACGGCAGAAAGCACCAATACAATACCCACCAACTGATAGAAGCTCAGTATTTCGTTAAAAGCATAAACACCCAGTAAGGTAGCCACAACCGGCTCGATAGTAGCTGTTATAGAAGCACGGCTGCTCTCTACCATCGATAACCCCACGGTATAAAGCATATACGCCAGTGCTGTAGGGAAAAATCCTAGTCCCAGTATATGCAGCCAAACTTGTGTAGAGGCAAGTTGACTGGCTTCTATAGTAATGCCACTAATTGGTAGCAGGACAACCGAAGCAAACACGAATGTATAGGTGATGACGGTAAGTGAACGGTATTTTTTTAGGGCATGCTTACCGAATATGCTGTACAACGCATAGCCAAAGCCGGAGCCCAACCCTACAAGAATACCATACCACGAGAACTGTTGATCTCCAACCGGTATCAATTTAATGACCAACGTACAACCAACCAGCGTCAAGAGTAGTGCCCCAACCTTACGCCGGGTTAGTGGTTCTTTGAAAAAGATACGAGACAATATGGCTACAAATGCAGGACCGGTATATAACAGAATTACCGCAA includes:
- a CDS encoding DUF1499 domain-containing protein → MDTKKSKWALGSVIVGSLAVLVMLGAGYGYQWELWGLSIAFTWLLPGSAILGLIGFSLAVVFGFSRLKKPELEGKVVALLGLVLSIAVLGSIGYWFNEAQKYPSIHDITTDIENPPTFDAIVALRADAPNDTTYGDQEKAQTQRNAYPELETLYLEVSYSEAFDRALEAARQMPWEKIVTADKETGLIEAVDKLAWFGFKDDVVIRVDTAETAGKSKIDVRSVSRIGRGDIGVNAHRIRQYLEKIK
- a CDS encoding DMT family transporter, which translates into the protein MSTAKNRIAYLYVLLGAALWGIIGIFIDALSAAGFTALQIVTLRVVSAAVMLVLFLAVRDWKLLIIDIKDSFSFIGTGIFSIVFFNWCYFTAIEEVSLSVAVILLYTGPAFVAILSRIFFKEPLTRRKVGALLLTLVGCTLVIKLIPVGDQQFSWYGILVGLGSGFGYALYSIFGKHALKKYRSLTVITYTFVFASVVLLPISGITIEASQLASTQVWLHILGLGFFPTALAYMLYTVGLSMVESSRASITATIEPVVATLLGVYAFNEILSFYQLVGIVLVLSAVVLIQFKRKTVAAR